One part of the Hydra vulgaris chromosome 01, alternate assembly HydraT2T_AEP genome encodes these proteins:
- the LOC136074997 gene encoding uncharacterized protein LOC136074997, with the protein MSLNIANIDELLHQYSLMWERYYGNILLLTINFNIRLKRVKKSAISFFSFECPPPLLLSPLFILSSPLLLSPLFVLSSPLLLSPLFILSPPLLLSPLFILSPPLLLSPLFILSPPLLLSPLFILSPPLLLSPLFILSSPLLLSPLFILSSPLLLSPLFILSPPLLLSPLFILSPPLLLSPLFILSSPLLLSPLFILSSPLLLSPLFILSPPLLLSPLFILSPPLLLSPLFILSPPLLLSPLFSYLHHCYCHHFLSYLHHYYCYHFLSYLHHCYCHHFLSYLHHCYCHHFLSYLHHCYCHHFLSYLHHCYCHHFLSYLHHCYFHHFFSYLHHCYCHHFLSYLHHYYCYHFLSYLHHCYCHHFLSYLHHCYCHHFLSYLHHCYCHHFLSYLLHYYCHHFLSTPTL; encoded by the exons ATGAGTCTTAACATTGCTAATATAGATGAATTATTACACCAATACTCTTTAATGTGGGAGCGCTACTATGGCAACATACTA ttattaacaatcaattttaatataagactaaaaagggtaaaaaaaagtgctattagttttttttcgtttgaaTGCCCTCCACCACTGCTACTGTCACCACTTTTTATCCTATCTTCACCACTGCTACTTTCACCACTTTTTGTCCTATCTTCACCACTGCTACTGTCACCACTTTTTATCCTATCTCCACCACTGCTACTGTCACCACTTTTTATCCTATCTCCACCACTGCTACTTTCACCACTTTTTATCCTATCTCCACCACTGCTACTGTCACCACTTTTTATCCTATCTCCACCACTGCTACTGTCACCACTTTTTATCCTATCTTCACCACTGCTACTGTCACCACTTTTTATCCTATCTTCACCACTGCTACTGTCACCACTTTTTATCCTATCTCCACCACTGCTACTGTCACCACTTTTTATCCTATCTCCACCACTGCTACTGTCACCACTTTTTATCCTATCTTCACCACTGCTACTTTCACCACTTTTTATCCTATCTTCACCACTGCTACTGTCACCACTTTTTATCCTATCTCCACCACTGCTACTGTCACCACTTTTTATCCTATCTCCACCACTGCTACTGTCACCACTTTTTATCCTATCTCCACCACTGCTACTGTCACCACTTTTTTCCTATCTCCACCACTGCTACTGTCACCACTTTTTATCCTATCTCCACCACTACTACTGTTACCACTTTTTGTCCTATCTCCACCACTGCTACTGTCACCACTTTTTATCCTATCTCCACCACTGCTACTGTCATCACTTTTTATCCTATCTCCACCACTGCTACTGTCACCACTTTTTATCCTATCTCCACCACTGCTACTGTCACCACTTTTTATCCTATCTCCACCACTGCTACTTTCACCACTTTTTTTCCTATCTCCACCACTGCTACTGTCACCACTTTTTATCCTATCTCCACCACTACTACTGTTACCACTTTTTGTCCTATCTCCACCACTGCTACTGTCACCACTTTTTATCCTATCTCCACCACTGCTACTGTCACCACTTTTTATCCTATCTCCACCACTGCTACTGTCACCACTTTTTGTCCTATCTCCTCCACTACTACTGTCACCACTTTCTGTCCACTCCAACACTGTAA